The Thiobacillus sp. genome contains the following window.
GGGGACGTGGCGTCTTCACCAGGTGGGGTCGCCATGCAGGCAACATCGCCCCGTGAACTTCTGATCGGCGCCTTTCATGCCGCCTTGGCGGCAGTGAAGGCAGAGGCCCTCCTGCCGGCACACCTGCCTCCGCCCCCTGAAGGAAAACTCATCGTCGTGGCTGGGGGCAAGGCCGCCGCCGACATGGCCGCCTGCGTGGAACGCCACTATCCCCCTGATGTCTCCATGGCAGGCATCGCCATCACCCGCCACGGCCACGGCAAGCCAACCCGGCGCATCCGGGTGGTGGAGGCCGGCCACCCCCTGCCTGACCGTGATGGCCTGGCCGCGGCCGAGACGGCTCTGGATCTGGTACGGGACGCGAGGCCGGAGGACCGGGTACTGGCCCTCATCTCCGGCGGCGGCTCCAGCCTGCTGACCCTGCCGGTAGAGGAACTCACCCTGGCTGACATTCAGGCCACGATGCGGGGCTTGTTGCTTTCGGGCGCCCCCATCGCCCACATCAACTGCGTACGCAAGCACCTGTCACGTACTTTGGGTGGGCGCATGGCCCAGGCCTGCATCGCGTCTGTAACCGCCCTGCTACTCTCCGACGTGGCGGGAGACGACCCGGGCGTCATCGCCTCCGGGCCCTTCGCGGCAGACGCCACCACCTTCGCCGATGCCCTGGCCGTCCTGGAACAATGGCATGTCGTCGTGCCAACCCCAGTCCTGGCCTACCTGGAACTCGGCAACTCCGGCGCCGTACAGGACACCCCCAAGGCCGGGCATGCCTGCTTTGCTAGGATTGACTCCCGCGTCATAGGCAATGGGGGCACCGCCCTGACAGGGGCAGCAGGCTATCTGCGAGCCCGGGGCCTGGATCCGGTGGTGCTGGGAGACCACTTCTCAGGCGAGGCCCGGAACTTGGCGCGGGAGTTCGCAGTACTGGCCAGAGCACAGACCCGCCAGCAGACCGGCACGCCTCCCCGGGTACTGCTGTCAGGTGGCGAGGCCCAGGTGACCGTGCACGGCCGGGGCCGGGGCGGGCGCAACGCCGAGTTCATGCTGGCCCTGGCCCTGGAATTGAACGGCATGGCAGGAGTCCACGCTCTCGCGGCTGACACGGACGGGATTGACGGCACGGAGGATAACGCCGGCGTTCTGCTGGCCCCGGACACCCTGGCCAGGGCCGAAGCCCTGGGGATGAACGGCCGGGCCTGCCTGGATGACAACGACGGCTACGGTTTCTTCGCCGCCCTGGGTGACCTCTTGGTAACCGGGCCCACCCTCACTAATGCAAATGACTTTCGGGCGATCCTGCTAGCCTGACCTGGTCCCCCACTTTCAGGCCCAGCAGGGCGGCCGCGCTGACCCGGTTGGCAGCGATCTCCACCAAACCAACGCTGTTGACATACCAAAAGGCCTCGCCCTTAGCGGCCTCCGAAAAGGTGCAGCGCCAGCCCAGCGACTTTCCCTTGACCTCCACGCTGCAGTCCGTTTCTGCCAGCCCGCCCCGGATGCCGGTCCAGGCGTTGCCGTAATGGTCGATGTAGAGGACGCGTGGCAGGTCGGCGGCATCAAACTGAACGTCCAGACTGGCTGGGACGAGTCTTGCCTCTGGGAAACGGTCTGATGCAATGTCCGCAGCGATGGGCGCGAACAAATCCCGTCCATGAAAGGTGGCACTCAGTCCCTCGGGCCGCCAGTTGATCCGCCAGACCCGGGCATCATCGGCCCTGATGGCGACGACGGAAAGGAGGCCGTTGTCCGGGCCGACGTACCAACGGCCATCCGCCTCCAGCAGTACCGCTTCCCTGGGACCGCCCACCCCCGGATCCACCACGCACAGGAATACGGCCCCGGGAGGAAAGCCCGCAACGAGGGCGGCCAGCAGGTGGGCGCCGGCATGGGCGTTGAAGTCCGGCACCCCATGGAGCAGGTCGATGACGGGAACATGGGGCGCGGCCTGGGCGAGTCGAGCCTTGATCTGGCCCACATAAGGGTCCTGCCAACCGTAATCAGTAAACAGTATGAGCATGGCGAAATACCAATAAAAAAGCCGGCTGTTGCCGGCTTTTTATCACACCTGGTCTGGTTGCTTATTCAGCGGTGGGGGCTTCCTCGGCGGAAGGTGCGCGGTCCACCAGTTCGACGAAGGCCATGGGGGCATTGTCGCCCTGGCGGAAGCCGAACTTGAGGATGCGCAAATAGCCGCCGGGACGGCTCATGAAGCGGGGGCCCAGGTCGTCGAACAGCTTCACCACCATGTCCCGGTCACGCAGGCGGGAGAAGGCCAGACGCCGGTTGGCCAGGGTGGGTTTCTTGCCCAGGGTGATGAGGGGCTCCACCACCTTGCGCAGTTCCTTGGCCTTGGGCAGCGTGGTCTTTATGGCCTCGTGCTTCAGCAGGGCATTGGACAGGTTGCGCAACAAGGCAGCACGATGGCTGCTGGTGCGGTTGAGTTTGCGGTTCGAGAGACGATGACGCATTTTTTATTACCTTTATATCGGGGCCAGATGGGGATCAGGCCTTGTCCAGGCCCATGGGAGGCCAGTTTTCCAGCTTCATGCCAAGGGTCAATCCACGGGCAGCGAGCACATCCTTGATCTCGTTCAGGGACTTGCGGCCCAGGTTGGGAGTTTTCAGCAATTCGGTTTCCGTACGCTGGATCAGATCGCCAATGTAGTAGATGTTCTCGGCCTTGAGGCAATTGGCGGAACGTACCGTGAGTTCCAATTCGTCCACGGGACGAAGCAGGATGGGATCCACCTGGGGCGCGGACACGCCACCACGCATGGCGACGGGCTGATCACCTGTAGTGGCCACGCCACGCAGGTCCGCGAAGGAGGACAACTGCTCGATGAGTACCCTGGCAGCGGTTCTCACGGCCTCGGCGGGTTCGATCACGCCGTTGGTCTCGATGTCAAGGATCAGCTTGTCCATGTCGGTGCGCTGTTCCACGCGGGCACTCTCGACACTGAAACTCACCTTCTTCACAGGGCTATACAGGGCATCGACCATGATCACACCCACGGGTCGGCTCTCGTCCGTCTGAACACGGGTGTTGGCGGGTACGTAGCCACGGCCGCTCTCCACCTTGATTTCCATCTCCAGTTTGCCGCCCTTGGTCAGGTTGGCGATCACATGATCGGGATTCAGGATTTCCACGTCATGCCCAGCCAGTATGTCAGCCGCAGTGACAGGACCTTCTCCGGCCTTGTTCACGGTGATCAGCGCATCGTCGCGGCTGTTCAGTTTCACAGCCAGGCCCTTCAGGTTAAGGAGAATGTCCACCACGTCTTCCTGCACTCCCTCCATGGCGGAGTACTCATGCACCACGCCGGAAATGCGCACTTCCGTGGGGGCATACCCTTTCATGGAGGAAAGCAGGATGCGGCGCAGGGCATTGCCGAGCGTATGGCCGTAGCCACGCTCGAAAGGCTCCAGGGTGATCCGGGCCTGACGGGGGGAAATGCTGTTGACCTCAACAATGCGGGGTTTCAGCAGTTCGCCGGTGTTAGACATAGTTTGCTTCCTTCAGTGAGGCGGGCAATTACTTGGAATACAGTTCGATGACCAAGTGCTCGTTGATGGTGGAGGGCAGCTCGGTCCGCTGGGGCAGGGCCTTGAAGGTACCCTTCAGGGCCTTGGCATCCACTTCCACCCACTCGGGGAAGCCGCGGCCTTCGGCGGCCTCTGCGGCTGCCTTCACGCGCAGATGGGTCTTGGCCTGGGCGGCCACTTCAACCACATCACCGGGTTTCACCTGGTAGGACGGAATGTTCACGCGCCGGCCATTCACCAGTATGCCGTTGTGGCGAACCACCTGCCGGGCCTCGTTGCGGGAAGCGCTGAAGCCCATGCGGTAGGCCACGCTGTCAAGACGGGACTCCAGTATCTGCAGCAGGTTTTCGCCGGTCACACCCTTGCGACGGTCGGCCTCGAAGTAGGTCAGGCGGAATTGGCGCTCCAGCACGCCGTAGATGCGGCGGATCTTCTGCTTCTCGCGCAGCTGGGTGCCGTAGTCGGACAGCCGGGTCTGCTTGGCGCCGTGCTGGCCGGGGGCCTGGTTACGCCGCTCGATGGCGCACTTGTCGCTCATGCATTTCTCGCCCTTCAGGAAGAGCTTTTCACCTTCGCGGCGGCACTGGCGGCATTTGGGGTCTAGGTTGCGGGCCACGTTTGCTCTCCTTAGATACGACGCTTCTTGGGCGGACGGCAGCCGTTATGGGGCACGGGCGTCACGTCAGAAATGCTGGTGATTTTGTAGCCCAGCGCATTCAGGGCACGCACGGTGGAATCACGGCCTGGTCCAGGTCCCTTGATACGCACTTCCAGGTTCTTCACGCCGTATTCCAGTGCCATCTTGCCGGCATTTTCAGCGGCCACCTGGGCAGCGAAGGGAGTGCTCTTGCGAGAACCCTTGAAGCCTGCGCCACCTGCGGTAGCCCAGGCCAGGGCGTTGCCCTGACGGTCGGTGATGGTCACGATGGTGTTGTTGAAGGAGGCGTGGATGTGAGCTACGCCATCAGCCACATTCTTCTTAACCTTCTTGCGCACGCGCGCGGCGGTTGCCTTAGCCATGTCCTAGTCCTGTTACTTCTTGATTTGCTGCTGCTTGCGGGGGCCCTTGCGGGTACGTGCGTTTGTGCGGGTACGCTGACCCCGTACGGGCAGGCCACGACGATGGCGGGTGCCACGGTAGCAACCAATGTCCATCAAGCGCTTGATGTTCATGGTGGTTTCGCGGCGGAGGTCGCCCTCCACCGTGAACTTGCCTACTCCGTCGCGCAGTTTATCCACGTCGGAGTCGGACAGATCCTTCACCTTGACGGTCGGGCTTACGCCGGCCTCTTGGCAGATGACGCGCGCACGGGCGCGACCAATGCCGTAGACCGCGGTCAACGCGATCTCGACATGCTTATGGTTCGGGATGTTTACCCCAGCAATCCGGGCCATGAACTAACCCCCAGCAATCGAAAACTGTAAATTATATTGATACCACTCGCCATCTGGCAAGCAGAATCAGCCTTGACGTTGTTTGTGACGTGCTTCGGAGCAGATCACGCGCACTACACCATTGCGGCGCACGATCTTGCACTTGCGGCAAATCTTCTTTACAGAGGCTTGAACACGCATGTTCGGCTCCTTTATCTAAAAATCATTTGGCGCGGTAGACGATGCGCGCGCGGGACAAATCGTACGGCGTAAGTTCGACGGTGACCTTGTCTCCGGGCAGGATGCGTATGTAATGCATGCGCATCTTGCCGGAAATGTGTCCCAGCACTACATGGCCGTTTTCCAACTTCACGCGAAACGTGGCGTTGGGAAGGTTTTCCACCACTTCACCCTGCATCTGGATGACATCGTCTTTTGCCATGTCCAGCCTCAACGGGTGATGAAATTCCCACCCTTGAAGTTGGCCTTCTTGAGCAGGGACTCATACTGATGGGTCATGATGTATGCCTGTACCTGGGCCATGAAATCCATGGCCACAACCACGATGATCAACAATGAGGTGCCGCCGAAGTAGAAGGGCACATTCCAGTTGACGATCAGGAATTCAGGTATCAGGCAAACAAAGGTGATATAGGCCGCTCCCACCAGCGTCAACCGGGTAAGCACCTTGTCAATGTAACGCGCGGTTTGCTCGCCCGGACGGTAACCGGGCACGAACGCACCGCTCTTCTTCAGGTTGTCAGCGGTCTCACGTGGATTAAAGACCAGGGCCGTGTAGAAGAAGCAGAAAAAGATGATGGCCAGGGCATACAGCATCACATATACGGGCTGACCAGGAGACAGCGCGGCAGCGATGTCCTTCAGCCAGTTCATGGACTGGTTGCTACCGAACCAGCCGGCCATGGTGGCGGGAAACAGGATGATGGAGCTGGCAAAGATGGGCGGAATGACGCCTGCCATGTTAAGTTTCAGTGGCAGGTGGGAACTCTGACCACCGTATACCTTGTTGCCTACCTGGCGCTTGGCGTAATTGACCAGAATCTTGCGCTGCCCCCGTTCCACGAACACCACTAGGGCAGTGATGAGAATGACGCCAATGAAAAGCAGCAGCACCAGGGGTATGGAGAAGGCGCCGGTGCGGGTCAACTCTAGCGTGCCGCCGATGGCGCTGGGAAGTCCCGCGGCGATACCGGCAAAGATGATGATGGATATGCCGTTGCCCAGGCCACGCTCCGTGATCTGCTCACCCAGCCACATCAGGAACATGGTGCCCGCAACAAGGGTGATGACGGTGGTGATGCGGAACATGAACCCTGGGTCAAGCACCAGACCTGCCTGGCTCTCCAGGGCAATGGAAATGCCAATGGCCTGGAATGCAGCCAAGATCACCGTGCCATAGCGCGTGTACTGGGTGATCTTGCGACGACCTGCTTCACCCTCCTTCTTCAGCGCCTCCAACTGGGGTGACACTACCGTCATCAACTGCATGATGATGGAAGCAGAGATGTAGGGCATGATGCCCAGGGCAAACACGGAGAAGCGCGACAGTGCACCGCCCGAGAACATGTTGAACATGCCCAGGATGCCGCCCTGCTGGCTCTTGAAGAGATCTTCAAGGACCACGGGATCAATGCCCGGCACAGGAATAAATGAACCGATCCGGAACACCACAAGGGCGCCCAGAAGGAACCAAAGGCGACGCTTGAGGTCGCCCATTTTCCCGGACATCTGAAGCAGGTTGGCCGTGCCGGACAAGCTCTTCTCCTAAGCGTCAGGCAGCAGCTTCGATGCTGCCGCCAGCAGCCTCGATGGCGGCCTTGGCACCCTTGGTGACACCCAGGCCAGACACCTTGATCGCCTTGTCGATGGAACCGGACAGGATGATCTTGGCGGAACGGGCCAATTGGGGTACCACGCCCGCCTGCTTAAGCACCAGCAGATCGACGTTGTCCACAGGCAATGCAGCCAGGTCGGAAAGGCGTACCTCGACCTTGAAGTCGCGATCGAGGGAAACGAAGCCACGCTTAGGAAGACGGCGGGCCATAGGCATCTGGCCACCTTCAAAGCCTACCTTGTGGAAACCGCCGGCACGGGACTTCTGACCCTTATGACCACGGCCACCAGTCTTGCCAAGGCCGGAACCAATACCACGGCCAGGACGCTTGGAGGAATGGGTTGCGCCCTCAGCGGGCTTGATGGAATTCAGTTTCATCACACCACCTCGGCCTTAACCAGATAGTTGACCTTGTTGATCATGCCGCGCACGGCGGGGGAGTCATCCAGGACTCGGGTTTGGTGCATGCGTTTCAGCCCAAGACCACGCACGCAGGCGCGGTGGCTTTCCAGGGTACCGATTACACTTTTCACCAGGGTCACCTTGACCTTGCCTTTTGCATCGCTCATGGCTTACTCCAGGATTTCCGCCACGGTCTTGCCGCGCTTGGCAGCAACTTCGGCGGGAGTCATCATTTGCGACAGGCCGTTCAGGGTGGCACGCACGACGTTGTAGGGGTTGGTGGAACCCAGGCACTTGGCCAGCACGTTATGAACACCCATCACCTCGAAGATGGCACGCATGGCACCTCCGGCGATGATGCCGGTACCTTCGGAGGCAGGCTGAATCAGCACCACGGAAGAACCATGCTTGCCCACCACGGAGTGGTGGAACGTGCCGTTCTTCAGAGGCACCTTGATCATCTTGCGCCGGGCTTCCTCCATGGCCTTGGTGACGGCCACGGGCACTTCTCGGGACTTGCCCTTGCCCATGCCGATGCCGCCATCGTTGTCGCCCACCACGGTCAAAGCCGCGAAGCCCAGGATGCGACCGCCCTTCACCACCTTGGTGACGCGGTTCACGGAGATCATTTTCTCCTTCAGGCCGTCGCCCTTGTCTTCCTGCTGCTGTTCAGGTCTCGCCATGATAATCCTCGCTTAGAACTGCAGACCGGCTTCACGCGCCGCGTCAGCCAGTGCCTTCACACGGCCATGGAAAGCAAAGCCGGAACGGTCGAAGGAGACCTGTTCCACGCCAGCCTGCTTCGCCTTCTCGGCGATGCGCTGGCCCACCAGCTTCGCGGCTTCCACGTTGCCGCCATTCTTGATTTGGTCCCGCAGGCCCTTTTCCATGCTGGAGGCGGAGGCAACGACCTTGCCGCCCGTTGCATCGATGATCTGGGCATAGATGTGGGAATTGCTGCGATGCACGCTGAGCCGAATCGCACCAAGCTCCGCAATCTTTGCGCGGGTTTTGCGCGCTCTGCGGATACGCCGGATTTTCTTGTCCATTGCCATCGCTCCAGGTTATTTCTTCTTGGTCTCTTTCAGGACCACGACTTCATTCGCATATCGGACGCCCTTACCCTTGTAGGGCTCGGGTTTGCGGTACGCACGCACGTCGGCGGCCACTTGACCCACCAGCTGCTTGTCAACGCCCTTGATTAGAATCTCGGTCTGGGTGGGGGTCTCCACCTTGACGCCTTCCGGCATGACATGCTCAACAGGATGGGAGAAACCCAGGGAGAGGTTCAGCTTGTTACCCTGGGCCTGGGCACGGTAACCCACGCCCACCAGGTTCAGCTTCTTCTCGAAACCCTTGGAAACGCCCTGGACCATGTTGGCCAGCAACGCACGGGCAGTGCCAGACATGGCATGAGCCTCCCGGGATGCGTCCTTGGCGCTGATCGTGAGCTTGCCATCGGCATGTTCGACGTTGATATTGGAGGTCAAGACCTGGGTAAGGCTGCCCATGGGGCCTTTGACGGAAATCTTGCCGACGGCCACGCTGACTTCAACGCCAGCAGGCACGGGAATGGGGTTCTTAGCAACGCGGGACATGTCTCAACCTCACGCGACCACACACAGGACTTCGCCGCCAACGCCCAGGTTACGGGCCTTGCGATCGGTCATCACGCCCTGGGACGTGGATACAATGGCGACACCCAGCCCGTTCATTACACGGGGCAGGTCATCGCGACCTTTATAGATACGCAGACCAGGCCTGGACACGCGCTCGATCTTTTCGATAACGGGACGTCCGGCGTAGTACTTCAGCGCCACTTCCATCTCAGGCAGACCGGAGTTTTCACGCACCATAAAACCCTCGATGTAGCCCTCGTCCTTCAGCACCTGGGCGATAGCCGTCTTCAATTTGGAAGAAGGCATGCGTACGCTGTTTTTTTCAGTCATCTGCCCGTTGCGGATCCGGGTCAGCATATCGGCGATGGGATCACTCATGCTCATATCTGTTCTCCCTTACCAGCTGGCTTTGACAACGCCCGGAATCTCGCCACGCATGGCGATCTCGCGGATCTTGTTGCGGCACAGGCCGAATTTGCGGAACACACCACGGGGACGACCCGTGAGTTGGCAGCGGTTGCGCAGACGGCTTTCGCTGGCGTTGCGAGGGAGGGACTGCAGTTTCTGCAGCGCCTCCATGCGCTCTTCCTCGCTACGGTTCACGTCCTTGAAGACAGCCTTCAGTTCGGCACGCTTGGCGGCGTACTTCTTCACCGTCTTGCGACGCTTCTCTTCACGGTTGATCAATGCGAGCTTGGCCATTGCAACCTCAATTCTTAAAAGGAAACTTGAAAGCCGCCAGAAGGGCCTTGGCCTCTTCGTCGGTCTTGGCGGTCGTGGTCACGGTGATGTTCATCCCGCGCAGGGCATCGATCTTCTCGTACTCGATTTCCGGGAAGATGATCTGTTCCTTGACGCCCATGTTGTAGTTGCCACGACCATCGAAGCCTTTGCCCCCCACACCGCGGAAGTCTCGGATACGGGGGATGGCCACGCTGACCAGGCGATCAAGGAATTCATACATGCGCTCGCGACGCAGGGTCACCATGCAGCCCACGGGGTAGTTGTCGCGGATCTTGAAACCGGCGATGGACTTGCGGGACTTGGTCACCACAGGCTTCTGACCGGCAATCTTTGTCATGTCACCCACGGCGTGTTCCATTACTTTTTTGTCACCTACAGCCTCGCCCACGCCCATGTTCAGGGTGATCTTGGAGATGCGAGGCACCTCCATGGGAGACTTGTAGCCGAACTGGTCAGTCAATTGCTTGACCACCGTATCCTTGTAAAAATCATACATGCGCGCCATGGCTAGCCCCTTACGCGTCCACAACTTCGCCGTTGGACTTGAAGAAGCGCACCTTGCGCCCGTCCTCCAGCGTTCTGATTCCCACACGATCCCCCTTGCCCGCAGCCGCATTGAACAGGGCCACGTTGGAGATATCGATAGGCATGTCCTTGTCCTGGAAACCACCCTGGGTGCCACGCATGGGGTTGGGTTTCACGGCCTTGCGCACGCGATTGACACCTTCCACCACTAGGTTGTCTTCCAAGATGCGCAACACGGTGCCGCGCTTGCCCTTGTCCTTGCCGGTCAGCACAATCACCTCATCGCCCTTGCGGATTTTTCGCATGATCTGCTCCTTACAGCACTTCCGGCGCCAGCGACACGATCTTCATGAACTTCTCCGTGCGCAGTTCGCGGGTAACAGGGCCAAAGATACGAGTACCGATGGGCTCAAGCTTGTTGTTGAGCAGCACGGCCGCGTTCTTGTCGAATTTGATCAGGGAACCATCGGGGCGGCGCACTCCCTTGGCGGTACGCACCACCACAGCGTTGTACACATCGCCCTTCTTGACGCGACCCCGGGGGGCAGCATCCTTGATACTGACTTTGATGATGTCGCCCACGCCGGCATAGCGACGCTTGGAACCACCCAACACCTTGATGCACATAACGCTGCGCGCGCCGGTGTTGTCGGCAACATCCAACATGGATTGCATCTGGATCATGTTTTCTCTCCAACTTGCCCACTCTGCGTGAGCAGTTTTGGATCCCGTTCGGGTTTAACACCACCACCTGGGTGGCCGGAAAAGTCACACGTGGCTAAAACCCCGTGCAACGAAAAGACAGCGACTATACACCGCGGCCTTCTACTACACAAGCTTTTTTAGACCAAGCGGGCCTTTTCAACCAGCTTGGATACCTTCCAGGCCTTGCTCTTGGAGATGGGACGGCATTCCTCGATCACGACAATGTCGCCGGAGTGGAATTCGTTGTTCTCATCGTGGGCATGGTACTTCTTGGACAGACGGATGATCTTTCCGTAGATGGGGTGCTTGACCTTGCGCTCCACCAGGACGGTGACCGTCTTGTTCATCTTGTCGCTCACTACAGTGCCGGTCAGGGCACGAATTACTTTTGCGCTTTGCTGTTCAGTCATGATGGCACTCGTCAGTTACTGGCCTGATTGGCCTTGACCTGCTGCATGACGGTCTGCACGCGAGCGATGTCGCGGCGCACCTTGCGCAGTTCGTGGGTCTTGTTGGTCTGTTGGGTGGACAGCTGCATGCGCAGGCTGAACTGGGCGCGCAACAGGGCCTTGAGCTCATCCTTGAGCTCGGCCACGCCCTTGGTACGAAGTTCACTGGCTTTCATTTCAGGCCCCAAAGTGACGGGTCACAAACGTGGTGGGTATGGGCAACTTGGCTGCGGCCAGGCGGAACGCCTCGCGTGCAGTAACCTCATCCACGCCCTCCATCTCGTACAGCACCTTGCCGGGCTGAATCTCGGCAACCCAGTACTCCGGGTTGCCCTTGCCGTTACCCATACGCACTTCGGCGGGCTTCTGGGAGATGGGCTTGTCCGGGAAGATGCGGATCCAGATACGTCCACCCCGTTTGATGTGACGGGTCATGGCACGACGGGCGGCTTCGATCTGGCGGGCGGTGATGCGGCCACGGCCGATGGCCTTGAGGCCGAACTCGCCGAAGCTCACCTTGGCGCCGCGCGTTGCCAGGCCGGTGTTACGGCCCTTCTGTTCCTTGCGGTATTTTCTGCGTGAAGGTTGCAGCATGACTATTACTCCTTAGCGGCGCGCGGGGAGCGGCGAGGCTTGCGCTCAGGCTGCTCGGGCGCGGCGACGGGCTTGTCGGCTCCGCCGATGTTCTCGCCCTTGTAAACCCAGACCTTGATACCGATGATGCCGTAGGTGGTACGGGCCTCGGCCACGCCGTAATCGATGTCGGCACGCAGGGTGTGCAGAGGCACACGGCCTTCGCGGTACCACTCGGTACGGGCGATCTCGGCGCCGTTCAGGCGGCCGGCGGACATGATCTTGATGCCCTGGGCACCGAAGCGCATGGCGTTCTGCATGGCCCGCTTCATGGCGCGGCGGAACATGATCCGCTTTTCCAGCTGAGTGGCGATGGACTGGGCGATCAGAGCAGCCTCGATTTCGGGCTTGCGCACTTCCTCGATGTTCAGCGTGACGGGCACGGACATCATGGCATTGAGCTGGGTGCGCAGCTTCTCGATGTCCTCACCCTTCTTGCCGATGACCACACCGGGGCGTGAAGAGAACAAGGTGATGCGCGCGTTCTTGGCCGGACGCTCAATTATGATTTTGCTGATGGAGGCATGGGCAAGCTTCTTCTTGAGGAAGTCGCGCACCTTGATGTCTTCGTTCAGCGTAGTCGCATAGGTCTTGCTGTTGGCGAACCATTTGGAAGTCCAGCCCTTGTTGATGGCTAGCCGGAATCCGGTCGGATGAATCTTCTGTCCCATATGTCTTCCTTCAGTCGCCGACCGTCACGGTGATGTGACAGGTGGGTTTGCTAATGCGGTTGCCGCGGCCCTTGGCGCGTGCGGTGAAGCGCTTCAGCACCGGACCCTGGTCGACGTAGATGGTCTTGACCTTGAGTTCGTCAATGTCGGCGCCTTCGTTATGCTCGGCGTTGGCGATGGCGGACTCCAGCACCTTCTTGATGGTGAAGGCGGCCTTCTGGGGAGAGAAGGTCAAAATGTTAAGTGCCTGATCCACGGGCTTGCCGCGTACCAGATCAGCCACCAGCCGGGCCTTCTGTGAGGAAAGCCGCGTGCCACGCAAAATTGCAGATACTTGCATCGCTGCTCTCCTTACTTCTTCTTGGCCTTCTTGTCGGCGGCATGACCCTTGAACGTACGGGTCAGGGAAAATTCGCCGAGCTTGTGGCCAACCATGTTTTCGGTAACAAACACCGGGATGTGCTGCTTGCCGTTATGCACGGCAAGGGTCAGCCCGAGGAAATCCGGCAGGATCGTGGAGCGGCGCGACCAGGTCTTGATCGGCTTCTTGTCGCCGACGGCTGAAGCCGTCAGGACTTTCTTCATGAGATGCCCGTCAACGAAGGGGCCTTTTTTAACGGAACGAGCCATTGCTATACCTCTTACGCTTTATGACGGCGACGCACGATCATGCTGTCGGTACGCTTGTTGTTACGGGTGCGGTAGCCCTTGGTGGGCACACCCCACGGCGTGACAGGCACGCGGCCCTCGCCGGTACGGCCCTCGCCACCACCATGGGGGTGATCGATGGGGTTCATCGCAGTACCGCGCACGGTCGGACGGATGCCGCGCCAGCGGTTGGCGCCAGCCTTGCCGATTGAACGCAGGCTGTGCTCTTCGTTGCCCACTTCACCCAGAGTGGCACGGCAATCAATGTGCACCTTGCGAATTTCACCTGAACGCAAACGCAACTGGGCGTAGCTGCCTTCCCTGGCCAGCAGTTGCACCGAAGCGCCGGCGGAACGGGCGATCTGGGCTCCCTTGCCGGGCATCATCTCCACGCAGTGGATGGTGGAGCCCACGGGGATGTTGCGCAGAGGCAGGCAGTTGCCGGGCTTGATGGGCGCCTCGGCACCACTCATGAGCTGCTGCCCCACCTCGGCACCCCGGGGGGCGATGATGTAGCGGCGCTCGCCATCCGTATAGCAAAGCAGTGCG
Protein-coding sequences here:
- a CDS encoding glycerate kinase — its product is MQATSPRELLIGAFHAALAAVKAEALLPAHLPPPPEGKLIVVAGGKAAADMAACVERHYPPDVSMAGIAITRHGHGKPTRRIRVVEAGHPLPDRDGLAAAETALDLVRDARPEDRVLALISGGGSSLLTLPVEELTLADIQATMRGLLLSGAPIAHINCVRKHLSRTLGGRMAQACIASVTALLLSDVAGDDPGVIASGPFAADATTFADALAVLEQWHVVVPTPVLAYLELGNSGAVQDTPKAGHACFARIDSRVIGNGGTALTGAAGYLRARGLDPVVLGDHFSGEARNLAREFAVLARAQTRQQTGTPPRVLLSGGEAQVTVHGRGRGGRNAEFMLALALELNGMAGVHALAADTDGIDGTEDNAGVLLAPDTLARAEALGMNGRACLDDNDGYGFFAALGDLLVTGPTLTNANDFRAILLA
- a CDS encoding SAM-dependent chlorinase/fluorinase → MLILFTDYGWQDPYVGQIKARLAQAAPHVPVIDLLHGVPDFNAHAGAHLLAALVAGFPPGAVFLCVVDPGVGGPREAVLLEADGRWYVGPDNGLLSVVAIRADDARVWRINWRPEGLSATFHGRDLFAPIAADIASDRFPEARLVPASLDVQFDAADLPRVLYIDHYGNAWTGIRGGLAETDCSVEVKGKSLGWRCTFSEAAKGEAFWYVNSVGLVEIAANRVSAAALLGLKVGDQVRLAGSPESHLH
- the rplQ gene encoding 50S ribosomal protein L17, with the translated sequence MRHRLSNRKLNRTSSHRAALLRNLSNALLKHEAIKTTLPKAKELRKVVEPLITLGKKPTLANRRLAFSRLRDRDMVVKLFDDLGPRFMSRPGGYLRILKFGFRQGDNAPMAFVELVDRAPSAEEAPTAE
- the rpoA gene encoding DNA-directed RNA polymerase subunit alpha, whose product is MSNTGELLKPRIVEVNSISPRQARITLEPFERGYGHTLGNALRRILLSSMKGYAPTEVRISGVVHEYSAMEGVQEDVVDILLNLKGLAVKLNSRDDALITVNKAGEGPVTAADILAGHDVEILNPDHVIANLTKGGKLEMEIKVESGRGYVPANTRVQTDESRPVGVIMVDALYSPVKKVSFSVESARVEQRTDMDKLILDIETNGVIEPAEAVRTAARVLIEQLSSFADLRGVATTGDQPVAMRGGVSAPQVDPILLRPVDELELTVRSANCLKAENIYYIGDLIQRTETELLKTPNLGRKSLNEIKDVLAARGLTLGMKLENWPPMGLDKA
- the rpsD gene encoding 30S ribosomal protein S4: MARNLDPKCRQCRREGEKLFLKGEKCMSDKCAIERRNQAPGQHGAKQTRLSDYGTQLREKQKIRRIYGVLERQFRLTYFEADRRKGVTGENLLQILESRLDSVAYRMGFSASRNEARQVVRHNGILVNGRRVNIPSYQVKPGDVVEVAAQAKTHLRVKAAAEAAEGRGFPEWVEVDAKALKGTFKALPQRTELPSTINEHLVIELYSK
- the rpsK gene encoding 30S ribosomal protein S11 encodes the protein MAKATAARVRKKVKKNVADGVAHIHASFNNTIVTITDRQGNALAWATAGGAGFKGSRKSTPFAAQVAAENAGKMALEYGVKNLEVRIKGPGPGRDSTVRALNALGYKITSISDVTPVPHNGCRPPKKRRI
- the rpsM gene encoding 30S ribosomal protein S13; translation: MARIAGVNIPNHKHVEIALTAVYGIGRARARVICQEAGVSPTVKVKDLSDSDVDKLRDGVGKFTVEGDLRRETTMNIKRLMDIGCYRGTRHRRGLPVRGQRTRTNARTRKGPRKQQQIKK
- the rpmJ gene encoding 50S ribosomal protein L36, whose protein sequence is MRVQASVKKICRKCKIVRRNGVVRVICSEARHKQRQG
- the infA gene encoding translation initiation factor IF-1; translation: MAKDDVIQMQGEVVENLPNATFRVKLENGHVVLGHISGKMRMHYIRILPGDKVTVELTPYDLSRARIVYRAK